From a single Okeanomitos corallinicola TIOX110 genomic region:
- a CDS encoding aldo/keto reductase, translated as MLYKRFGRTNLQMPVFSCGGMRYQFKWQDVKPEEIPQDKQDNLEATIRRAVELGINHIETARGYGTSEMQLGRILPQFDREKLIVQTKVSPVANAKEFRKTFEKSLAYLKLDYVDLLGLHGINNDETLNHSIRDGGCLEVAKELQAEGKVRFIGFSTHGSTEIITEAINSNQFDYVNLHWYYINQWNWSAIEAANKLDMGVFIISPANKGGLLYQPSQKLVNLCQPLSPMVFNDLFCLSHPQVHTLSIGAAKPSDFDEHLKTLELLDKTEEILPPIIQKLENAAIETLGEEWFKTWDMNLPNWEETPGNINIKVVLWLLNLTLAYDMIEYGKMRYNLLGNGNHWFPGNKADKLNEVNLQNCLVNSPQADKIPQMLAKANEILKDKEVKRLSQS; from the coding sequence ATGTTATATAAAAGATTTGGACGCACAAATTTACAAATGCCAGTGTTTTCCTGTGGGGGAATGCGTTATCAATTCAAATGGCAAGATGTTAAACCAGAGGAAATTCCCCAAGACAAACAAGATAATTTAGAAGCTACTATTCGTCGTGCTGTTGAGTTAGGAATTAATCATATTGAAACTGCACGTGGTTACGGAACTTCGGAAATGCAATTAGGTAGAATTTTACCTCAGTTTGACCGAGAAAAGTTAATAGTGCAAACTAAGGTTTCTCCTGTTGCAAATGCCAAGGAATTTAGAAAAACCTTTGAAAAATCTTTAGCCTATCTGAAATTAGATTATGTTGATTTATTAGGTTTACATGGAATTAATAATGATGAAACTTTAAATCATAGTATTCGTGATGGTGGTTGTTTAGAAGTTGCCAAAGAATTACAAGCAGAGGGAAAAGTTAGATTTATTGGTTTTTCCACCCACGGTTCAACAGAGATAATTACTGAGGCAATTAATAGCAATCAATTTGATTATGTAAACCTACATTGGTACTATATCAATCAATGGAACTGGTCAGCTATAGAAGCCGCCAATAAATTAGATATGGGTGTATTTATTATCAGTCCTGCGAATAAAGGAGGTTTGTTATATCAACCTTCCCAAAAATTAGTCAACCTATGTCAACCATTGAGTCCGATGGTGTTTAATGATTTATTTTGTTTAAGTCATCCCCAAGTACATACTTTAAGTATTGGTGCTGCAAAACCCAGTGATTTCGATGAACATTTAAAGACATTAGAATTATTAGATAAAACTGAGGAAATCTTACCCCCTATTATTCAAAAATTAGAAAATGCAGCCATAGAAACTTTAGGGGAAGAATGGTTTAAAACCTGGGATATGAACTTACCAAACTGGGAAGAAACCCCAGGAAATATCAACATCAAAGTAGTTTTATGGTTGTTAAATTTGACCCTAGCCTATGATATGATAGAGTATGGAAAAATGCGGTATAACTTATTAGGTAATGGTAATCATTGGTTTCCTGGAAATAAAGCTGATAAATTGAATGAAGTGAATTTACAAAACTGTCTTGTTAACAGTCCCCAAGCTGATAAAATTCCTCAAATGTTAGCTAAAGCTAATGAAATATTAAAGGATAAAGAAGTAAAGCGATTATCTCAAAGTTAA